The Deltaproteobacteria bacterium genome includes the window TTTTCCCATAGTGCAAAGATATAAAGAAATATGACCGGCCCCGAAGATATATAAGCTGGAAGGGGCCATCAAGGGTTCCAGAAAGACCTTCTTTTCTTCACCCTGAAGCATGGCCGTCATGAAGCGGGCTTGATTGCCCTCCAAAACCTGGGGAAGGTGTTTCCAAAAAGGGGAGATCCAGGGATAGGCCTCGAGGTCCGGGTCTTCATCAGGGACAACCAGGAATTTGCCATCCCTTCGATCGGCTGATTGGCTATCCTCCAACAAGGTAGCCAGCAAGCCGGGCCGGCCGGTCTCTCGAAATTCCAAGACCTTCTGAAATAAATCCAGGTCAAGGGGATTTTGTCCGGAAAAGAGTTCCAGATAAATATCCACCTCACCGCCGCAAATCATCTCGGTTTCAGCTACTTCTTCCCCTTTTAAACGGAAATAGAGGATCCTGTTTTTTCGCTCACTAAAAACCCGGGGGGCTGCGGTCAGGACATCGGCCTCTAACCGGCCCCCGCCGATAGTACCGATAAAAGTCCCATCCGGACGGATCAGGAATTGCGTCCCCTGGGTCCGGGGGGCAGAGCCCTTTTGCCGGATAATAGTGGCCAGGACTATCTCCCGGCCCTGGGAGAGTTCTTGAACTATTTCTTGGTAAATATCCTTCATGGTGGATCCTTTTTTTAAAAACTATTTGGTCCGCTCAATGGCGAACCGGGGCTATTTTAACACGAAAACACAAAAATACGAATAACGAATATCGAAAATGATTATCTTGACAACCTGCCTTGAAATGATTATTGAATAACCAACCCGAATCCGGGAAGGGACAGGTGTTTTCAAGGAAGGCCAAAGATATTAAATTCTAATTATCGTCGAAGATCAAGAATAAGCTAATATAATTCTAAGAGGTAAGTTCTCGGAATTGCTAAGCGACCAATCATTTTATGATAGAAGTTGAACGGTTAACCAAATATTACGGTTTTTTGCCGGCCATAACGGAACTTTCATTCACCGTCGGTCAGGGAGAAGTAGTCGGTTTTTTAGGTCCCAACGGAGCGGGAAAAACGACCACCCTGAAAATATTGACCTGTTTCCTGCCGCCCTCTTCAGGACAGGCCCGGGTCAATGGCTATGATGTCTATCGGGATTCCTTGAAGGTCC containing:
- a CDS encoding XdhC family protein translates to MKDIYQEIVQELSQGREIVLATIIRQKGSAPRTQGTQFLIRPDGTFIGTIGGGRLEADVLTAAPRVFSERKNRILYFRLKGEEVAETEMICGGEVDIYLELFSGQNPLDLDLFQKVLEFRETGRPGLLATLLEDSQSADRRDGKFLVVPDEDPDLEAYPWISPFWKHLPQVLEGNQARFMTAMLQGEEKKVFLEPLMAPSSLYIFGAGHISLYLCTMGKMVGFRVAVFDDRAEFANPQRFPEADEIQVGPFEQLLDDYLFGPNAFIVVVTRGHLHDHQIIRRVLKSPPRYIGMIGSRHKRGVVFKALKEEGFPEDRIHSIHSPIGLDIQAETPEEIAVSIVAELIQVRGKGRAKKTKGRLPALDPLSLEG